A genomic window from Sanguibacter antarcticus includes:
- a CDS encoding carbohydrate ABC transporter permease has translation MSDNAQTPPGLRKPQAGGQVRGRRALTNAWRQRLEIIFFVAPALVLFAIFVVAPVLQAAHYSLFRWNGLGPMDNFVGLANYSRALQDTIFTGAVMHNLIIIVLSILIQLPLGLGIALLLNRDIWGRAIMRVIIFVPYVLAEVVAGVVWALLLQPNGAIDAMLGAIGLGGATQLWLGDPDIALLTVMVVLTWKYLGLAIILFLAGLQGVPAELSEAAQIDGASWWATQRRITIPLLGPTIRTWGFLSMVGALQLFDMVWILTKGGPANSTMTMATYLINQGTERSQYGYASAVAVLLFGISFVLAMLYQLLVLRRDIDSGAGPLPIKKVKR, from the coding sequence ATGTCTGACAACGCACAGACGCCCCCCGGCCTGCGCAAGCCGCAGGCCGGGGGGCAGGTCAGGGGGCGTCGCGCCCTGACGAACGCGTGGCGCCAGCGCCTGGAGATCATCTTCTTCGTCGCTCCGGCGCTCGTCCTCTTCGCGATCTTCGTGGTCGCACCCGTGCTCCAGGCGGCGCACTACTCGCTGTTCCGCTGGAACGGGCTCGGTCCCATGGACAACTTCGTGGGGCTCGCCAACTACAGCAGGGCGCTGCAGGACACGATCTTCACCGGTGCAGTCATGCACAACCTCATCATCATCGTGCTGTCGATCCTCATCCAGCTCCCGCTCGGCCTGGGGATCGCGCTCCTGCTCAACCGGGACATCTGGGGGCGCGCGATCATGCGCGTCATCATCTTCGTGCCCTACGTCCTCGCCGAGGTCGTCGCCGGTGTCGTGTGGGCGCTGCTCCTGCAGCCCAACGGCGCGATCGACGCGATGCTCGGCGCGATCGGGCTCGGCGGTGCAACCCAGCTGTGGCTCGGCGACCCGGACATCGCGCTCCTGACCGTCATGGTCGTGCTCACGTGGAAGTACCTCGGGCTCGCCATCATCCTCTTCCTCGCAGGCCTCCAAGGGGTGCCGGCCGAGCTGAGCGAAGCCGCACAGATCGACGGCGCATCCTGGTGGGCGACCCAGCGTCGCATCACCATCCCGCTCCTCGGGCCGACGATCCGCACCTGGGGCTTCTTGTCCATGGTCGGTGCCCTCCAGCTCTTCGACATGGTGTGGATCCTCACCAAGGGCGGCCCCGCCAACTCGACGATGACGATGGCGACCTACCTCATCAACCAGGGCACCGAGCGCAGCCAGTACGGGTACGCGTCCGCGGTCGCCGTCCTCCTCTTCGGCATCTCCTTCGTCTTGGCGATGCTCTACCAGCTCCTCGTGCTGCGCCGGGACATCGACTCCGGTGCAGGCCCGCTCCCGATCAAGAAGGTGAAGCGATGA
- a CDS encoding carbohydrate ABC transporter permease: MSTSTTLPATTAPARTVRRRTARRSSPRPGAGVLTYGIALVVLGATLGPVVYAVLGGFRSNAQLVSDPVGLPSPWVTTNYTGVLTSPDFWRFALNSTIIALLTTIIVVVLGVMAAYPLARYRFKGREPLFLVFTLGLLFPLTVAIIPLFLMIRDLGLNNTVWGVALPQAAFALPITVVILRPFLMALPIELEEAAMLDGTSRIGFFWRILVPLSGPGLVTVGVLAFVASWNAYLLPLLVLNDPASQTLPLGVATFSTQYAQDTAGVLAFTSLAMIPALVFFLAMEKRIVNGLQGAVKG, from the coding sequence ATGAGCACCTCCACGACGCTCCCCGCCACGACAGCCCCCGCGCGGACGGTCCGTCGGCGCACGGCCCGGCGGTCGTCCCCTCGCCCTGGCGCCGGTGTCCTCACGTACGGCATCGCGCTCGTCGTGCTGGGCGCCACGCTCGGGCCCGTGGTCTACGCAGTACTCGGTGGCTTCCGTTCCAACGCCCAGCTCGTCTCGGACCCCGTGGGGCTGCCCAGCCCGTGGGTGACGACGAACTACACCGGGGTGCTCACCTCGCCAGACTTCTGGCGCTTCGCCCTCAACTCGACGATCATCGCGCTGCTCACCACGATCATCGTCGTCGTGCTCGGCGTCATGGCCGCCTACCCGCTGGCCAGGTACCGTTTCAAGGGGCGCGAGCCGCTCTTCCTCGTGTTCACGCTCGGTCTGCTCTTCCCGCTGACCGTCGCGATCATCCCGCTGTTCCTCATGATCCGTGACCTCGGCCTCAACAACACCGTCTGGGGCGTGGCACTGCCGCAAGCAGCGTTCGCGCTGCCGATCACCGTCGTCATCCTGCGCCCGTTCCTCATGGCGCTCCCCATCGAGCTGGAGGAGGCCGCGATGCTCGACGGCACGTCACGCATCGGGTTCTTCTGGCGCATCCTCGTCCCGCTGTCCGGGCCTGGGCTCGTCACGGTCGGGGTCCTCGCGTTCGTCGCCTCGTGGAACGCGTACCTCCTGCCGCTCCTCGTCCTCAACGACCCCGCCTCCCAGACGCTCCCGCTCGGGGTCGCAACCTTCTCGACCCAGTACGCGCAGGACACCGCCGGTGTCCTCGCCTTCACGTCGCTCGCGATGATCCCTGCGCTCGTCTTCTTCCTCGCGATGGAGAAGCGCATCGTCAACGGGCTCCAGGGCGCGGTCAAGGGCTGA
- a CDS encoding glycoside hydrolase family 3 N-terminal domain-containing protein, translating to MTERQTHPAGLDVPWASARVRDLLAQMTLDEKLAQLVGYWVDQGGAVVAPLQGEMATSGDLDEVTRHGLGHLTRVYGTRPVDPAERAAWLWAQQRRLRTQTRLGIPALVHEECLTGLAAWQAATFPTPLAWGASFDPDLVEEMGAAIGGSMHALGIHQGLAPVLDVIRDPRWGRVDECIAEDPYVVGTVGSAYVRGLQSAGVHATLKHFVGYSASQSGRNHAPVHAGPREVADVLLPPFEMAVLDAGARSVMNSYAEIDGLPAAADPQYLTGVLRERWGFDGVVVADYFAIAFLALMQAVAADRGEAAGLALAAGIDIELPTGDAYLEPLAEKIRAGLVDEALVDRAVLRALAQKDELGLLDETFEGEPPTTIDLDSPLHRDVARRLAEQSVVLLSNDGLLPLGGPGQGTPEAAAPGTAPRRIAVVGPNGDRPEALMGCYSFANHVLAHHPDVPLGFEIPTVVQALRAELPATDVTVVEGCSVQGDDRSGIAAAVAAAADADVAVLVLGDQAGLFGRGTVGEGNDAESLELPGIQRELVEAVRATGTPVVIVLLTGRPYAIGWALDGEHAVSAVLQSFFPGEEGGAALAGVLSGRVNPSGRLPVSLPRSAGAQPFSYLHPILGGPSEVTSSDSTPVRPFGFGLSYTGFERSDLTTDAEVVAGGTFTVSVRVTNTGDRAGADVVQLYARDTVASVTRPVAQLLGYARVALDAGESAVVELHVPTTRLAFSDRTMTRIVEPGAVELWVGPSCDQKELAAGIVVTGPVHTVTTDDARTVRVEVVRG from the coding sequence GTGACAGAACGTCAGACGCACCCTGCGGGGCTCGACGTCCCGTGGGCGTCAGCCCGCGTGCGCGACCTCCTCGCGCAGATGACCCTCGACGAGAAGCTCGCACAGCTCGTCGGCTACTGGGTCGACCAGGGCGGTGCGGTCGTCGCGCCCCTCCAGGGCGAGATGGCCACCTCCGGCGACCTCGACGAGGTCACCCGGCACGGGCTCGGACACCTCACCCGCGTCTACGGCACCCGACCGGTCGATCCTGCCGAGCGCGCCGCCTGGCTGTGGGCGCAGCAACGACGCCTGCGCACCCAGACCCGACTCGGCATCCCGGCGCTCGTTCACGAGGAATGCCTCACCGGCCTCGCCGCCTGGCAGGCCGCGACCTTCCCCACCCCGCTCGCGTGGGGCGCGAGCTTCGACCCCGACCTCGTCGAGGAGATGGGTGCAGCCATCGGCGGCTCCATGCACGCGCTCGGTATCCACCAAGGTCTCGCTCCCGTCCTCGACGTGATCCGCGACCCCCGCTGGGGCCGGGTCGACGAGTGCATCGCCGAAGATCCCTACGTCGTCGGCACCGTCGGCAGCGCCTACGTCCGAGGGCTCCAGAGCGCAGGCGTGCACGCCACGCTCAAGCACTTCGTCGGCTACTCCGCCTCGCAGTCCGGACGCAACCACGCACCCGTGCACGCCGGGCCGCGCGAGGTCGCCGACGTCCTCCTGCCCCCCTTCGAGATGGCCGTGCTCGACGCCGGAGCGCGCTCCGTCATGAACTCCTACGCCGAGATCGACGGCCTCCCCGCCGCCGCCGACCCCCAGTACCTCACCGGTGTGCTGCGCGAGCGCTGGGGCTTCGACGGCGTCGTCGTCGCCGACTACTTCGCCATCGCCTTCCTCGCGCTCATGCAGGCCGTGGCCGCCGACCGTGGCGAAGCAGCAGGCCTCGCGCTCGCCGCCGGCATCGACATCGAGCTCCCGACAGGAGACGCCTACCTCGAGCCGCTCGCGGAGAAGATCCGGGCAGGTCTCGTCGACGAGGCGCTCGTCGACCGTGCCGTCCTGCGCGCGCTCGCACAGAAGGACGAGCTCGGGCTGCTCGACGAGACGTTCGAGGGCGAGCCGCCGACGACCATCGACCTCGACTCACCGCTGCACCGCGACGTGGCACGACGCCTCGCCGAGCAGTCCGTCGTCCTCCTCTCGAACGACGGCCTGCTCCCGCTCGGCGGCCCAGGCCAGGGCACCCCCGAGGCTGCGGCCCCGGGCACGGCGCCGCGACGGATCGCTGTCGTCGGACCGAACGGCGACCGCCCCGAGGCGCTCATGGGGTGCTACTCGTTCGCCAACCACGTCCTCGCCCACCACCCCGACGTGCCGCTCGGCTTCGAGATCCCGACCGTCGTGCAGGCGCTGCGTGCGGAGCTCCCCGCGACGGACGTCACCGTCGTCGAAGGCTGCTCCGTCCAGGGCGACGACCGCTCAGGCATCGCGGCCGCCGTCGCCGCTGCCGCCGACGCCGACGTGGCCGTCCTCGTCCTGGGCGACCAGGCGGGCCTCTTCGGACGAGGCACCGTCGGAGAGGGCAACGACGCCGAGTCGCTCGAGCTCCCCGGCATCCAGCGCGAGCTCGTCGAGGCGGTCCGCGCGACCGGGACCCCGGTCGTGATCGTCCTGCTCACCGGACGCCCGTACGCGATCGGCTGGGCGCTCGACGGCGAGCACGCCGTCTCAGCGGTGCTCCAGTCGTTCTTCCCCGGCGAAGAGGGCGGCGCCGCCCTCGCGGGCGTGCTGTCCGGGCGGGTCAACCCGTCCGGTCGGCTCCCAGTGAGCCTGCCCCGCTCGGCGGGCGCTCAGCCGTTCTCCTACCTGCACCCGATCCTGGGCGGCCCGTCCGAGGTGACGAGCTCCGACAGCACCCCGGTGCGCCCCTTCGGCTTCGGTCTCTCCTACACGGGCTTCGAGCGCTCCGACCTCACGACGGACGCCGAGGTCGTCGCCGGCGGCACGTTCACGGTGTCGGTGCGCGTGACGAACACCGGGGACCGCGCGGGCGCCGACGTCGTGCAGCTCTATGCGCGAGACACGGTCGCGAGCGTGACCCGGCCCGTGGCGCAGCTCCTCGGGTACGCGCGCGTCGCCCTCGACGCGGGAGAGTCCGCGGTGGTCGAGCTCCACGTCCCGACGACACGCCTCGCCTTCTCGGACCGCACCATGACACGGATCGTCGAACCCGGCGCCGTCGAGCTGTGGGTCGGGCCGTCCTGTGATCAGAAGGAGCTGGCGGCGGGGATCGTCGTCACCGGACCCGTGCACACGGTGACGACCGACGACGCCCGCACGGTGCGGGTCGAGGTGGTGCGCGGCTGA
- a CDS encoding GntR family transcriptional regulator — MDSTGEHTSSALLGIDERPLYERLAADIRAELEREATPAGARLPSERRLVERFNVSRVTVRSALNELKAQGVLVSLPARGWAVAPGTLEGAGRLGRAHVQGFTDLARTRGLTMRSRVLEQSVRPATVQEAEQLRTAPGVPLFELRRLRYLNGLAIALEHNRLPLSVAPDLSEANFSEASLYELLRAATPSQVPRYADYSVEARNATDTERELLEIEGPVPILSATQLTFNQENQPIELTVQAYRGDRYTFHASITD, encoded by the coding sequence ATGGACAGCACGGGTGAGCACACGAGCAGCGCGCTGCTAGGAATTGACGAACGTCCCTTGTACGAACGGCTCGCCGCCGACATCCGGGCAGAGCTCGAGCGCGAGGCGACACCAGCAGGCGCACGGCTACCGTCCGAGCGGCGCCTCGTGGAACGCTTCAACGTCTCGCGCGTCACCGTCCGGTCGGCGCTCAACGAGCTCAAGGCGCAAGGTGTCCTCGTCTCGCTCCCCGCACGTGGGTGGGCGGTGGCGCCGGGCACCCTCGAGGGTGCTGGGCGCCTCGGTCGCGCCCACGTCCAGGGGTTCACCGACCTGGCCCGGACACGCGGGCTCACGATGCGCAGCCGAGTCCTCGAGCAGTCGGTCAGGCCAGCGACCGTGCAGGAGGCCGAGCAGCTGCGGACCGCGCCCGGGGTCCCTCTCTTCGAGCTGCGGAGGCTGCGGTACCTCAACGGCCTCGCGATCGCGCTCGAGCACAACCGGCTTCCGCTGTCCGTCGCACCCGATCTCAGCGAGGCCAACTTCAGCGAGGCGTCCCTCTACGAGCTGCTCCGCGCAGCCACGCCGTCCCAGGTGCCGCGCTACGCCGATTACTCCGTCGAGGCGCGCAACGCGACAGACACCGAGCGAGAGCTCCTGGAGATCGAGGGACCGGTGCCGATCCTGTCGGCGACCCAGCTGACGTTCAACCAGGAGAACCAGCCCATCGAGCTCACCGTCCAGGCGTACCGCGGCGACCGGTACACGTTCCACGCGTCGATCACAGACTGA
- a CDS encoding SIS domain-containing protein: protein MATQTGTVLASCKTGAEIAHQPDVWREVAALVADRQADLDTFLAEALADPRSVVVLTGAGTSSFVGELVAHDIARRVGRTAMAVPTTDVVSTPRSALPADRPILLVSFARSGDSPESVAAVAIADQVADQVRHLVITCNAEGELARHCAGRSDALVLTLPAEANDEGFAMTSSFTGMALTTLIAFGTAPDVAAIAAAGEEILETAEAAVAEIVALAPRRLVYLGSGSLAGIAHESALKCLELTAGRIVGLADTSMAFRHGPKSALDDSTVAVVYLSNDPYTRQYDLDIARELSASIGHERVVVVDGTGNADVPGTVWTVPGVAGLPDAAWALPAMLLAQTLALAASLDHGMTPDNPFPGGEVNRVVQGVVIHALDAATEH from the coding sequence ATGGCTACACAGACCGGCACCGTCCTGGCGTCGTGCAAGACAGGCGCAGAGATCGCGCACCAGCCCGACGTCTGGCGGGAGGTGGCCGCTCTCGTCGCCGATCGACAGGCAGACCTCGACACGTTCCTCGCCGAGGCGCTCGCAGACCCCCGCAGCGTCGTCGTTCTCACCGGCGCAGGGACCTCGTCGTTCGTCGGCGAGCTCGTCGCCCACGACATCGCACGTCGCGTCGGCCGCACCGCGATGGCGGTCCCGACGACCGACGTCGTCTCCACCCCGCGCTCCGCCCTCCCCGCCGACCGGCCGATCCTGCTGGTGTCCTTCGCCCGCAGCGGGGACAGCCCCGAGTCGGTCGCCGCAGTGGCAATCGCAGACCAGGTCGCAGACCAGGTGCGCCACCTCGTCATCACGTGCAACGCCGAGGGCGAGCTCGCCCGTCACTGCGCAGGCCGCTCTGACGCACTCGTCCTGACTCTGCCGGCCGAGGCCAACGACGAAGGCTTCGCGATGACCTCGTCGTTCACCGGCATGGCGCTCACCACCCTCATCGCCTTCGGTACCGCGCCAGACGTCGCCGCGATCGCCGCGGCCGGGGAAGAGATCCTCGAGACGGCAGAAGCGGCCGTCGCCGAGATCGTCGCCCTCGCGCCTCGCCGGCTCGTCTACCTCGGCTCCGGCTCGCTCGCAGGCATCGCCCACGAGTCCGCGCTGAAGTGCCTCGAGCTCACCGCAGGTCGCATCGTCGGCCTCGCCGACACCTCGATGGCCTTCCGGCACGGCCCCAAGTCCGCGCTCGACGACAGCACGGTCGCCGTCGTCTACCTGTCGAACGACCCGTACACGCGCCAGTACGACCTCGACATCGCGAGAGAGCTGTCCGCGAGCATCGGCCACGAGCGCGTGGTCGTCGTCGACGGGACAGGGAACGCCGACGTCCCCGGGACGGTCTGGACCGTCCCAGGCGTCGCGGGGCTACCCGACGCAGCCTGGGCCCTGCCCGCCATGCTGCTCGCACAGACCCTCGCGCTCGCCGCGTCGCTCGACCACGGGATGACACCGGACAACCCGTTCCCCGGCGGCGAGGTCAACCGCGTCGTCCAGGGCGTCGTCATCCACGCTCTCGATGCTGCGACGGAGCACTGA
- a CDS encoding N-acetylglucosamine kinase — MYLGVDGGGTKTAFCLLGDDGLVVAESQHDSMYYFAEGIELVERVLRTGIDTVCKAAGVAPDSVDYAFVGIPCYGEVSIDLPELDAICERVFGAGRHTCGNDMVCGWAGSLGGADGINVVSGTGSIAYGERDGTAWRAGGWGELFGDEGSGYWVATQGLNAFSRMSDGRLPSGPLVPAVREALGLGSDLDAVDIVLNRWHGDRAKIAAMSRAVARASEAGDPVATQILRDAGRELSVLVDVVADALGFDDSDVVPVSYSGGMFAAPYVLASFTEHVTASSRTVDLREPLLPPHVGAAVYAARLAGHQLDPDQLQHLHSQTSTKEGLPS, encoded by the coding sequence ATGTATCTCGGTGTCGACGGTGGCGGCACCAAGACCGCGTTCTGCCTGCTCGGCGACGACGGCCTCGTCGTCGCCGAGAGCCAGCACGACAGCATGTACTACTTCGCCGAGGGCATCGAGCTCGTCGAACGCGTGCTCCGGACCGGTATCGACACGGTGTGCAAGGCTGCCGGCGTCGCACCGGACTCCGTCGACTACGCGTTCGTCGGGATCCCCTGCTACGGCGAGGTGAGCATCGACCTGCCCGAGCTCGACGCCATCTGCGAGCGGGTCTTCGGCGCCGGACGCCACACCTGCGGCAACGACATGGTGTGCGGGTGGGCCGGCTCCCTCGGCGGTGCCGACGGCATCAACGTCGTCTCCGGCACCGGGTCGATCGCCTACGGAGAGCGCGACGGCACCGCCTGGCGGGCCGGCGGATGGGGTGAGCTCTTCGGCGACGAAGGGTCGGGCTACTGGGTCGCGACCCAGGGGCTCAATGCCTTCTCCCGGATGAGCGACGGCAGGCTCCCCTCCGGCCCCCTCGTGCCTGCCGTCCGCGAAGCCCTGGGCCTCGGCTCAGACCTCGACGCGGTCGACATCGTGCTCAACCGCTGGCACGGCGACCGGGCGAAGATCGCCGCAATGAGCCGCGCCGTCGCCCGAGCGTCAGAGGCCGGCGACCCGGTCGCGACCCAGATCCTCCGCGACGCAGGACGCGAGCTCTCGGTGCTTGTCGACGTCGTGGCGGACGCCCTGGGCTTCGACGACAGCGACGTCGTCCCCGTCTCCTACTCCGGCGGCATGTTCGCGGCGCCGTACGTCCTCGCATCGTTCACAGAGCACGTCACCGCCAGCAGCCGCACCGTCGACCTGCGCGAACCCCTCCTGCCCCCGCACGTGGGCGCCGCCGTCTACGCAGCACGCCTCGCGGGGCACCAGCTCGACCCCGACCAGCTCCAGCACCTGCACTCCCAGACCTCAACCAAGGAAGGCCTACCCTCATGA
- a CDS encoding DMT family transporter, which produces MSSPGNVAVARRGASWIPYAALLVLFWGVWGAFSSLPTSRYGYPDEMIYVVWAFTMLIPAYVAMRGQTFDRRGIAMRYGLIIGLAGAGGQLLLFKALTMGPAYVIFPIIALSPAITVVMALVALRERVTRLAGVGVVLALVAIVAFSISSGDSDISAGSYLVLAVLICIAWGVQAYFMRKAATVGVNDATTFGWMTISALLLVPVAILMMGGIPGGFPWQAPGLTAITQVLNAVGALFLVMALSRGKASIVAPVTNALAPVLTIVLSLIIYQTLPSAFQGIGIVLALAGSTLMVYSDEKRSETPSTGEVAAVPPSVQDARAADSTPEPR; this is translated from the coding sequence ATGAGCTCTCCCGGCAACGTCGCCGTGGCTCGCCGCGGCGCAAGTTGGATCCCCTACGCAGCGCTCCTCGTCCTCTTCTGGGGAGTCTGGGGTGCCTTCTCGAGCCTTCCGACATCGAGATACGGCTATCCCGACGAGATGATCTACGTCGTCTGGGCGTTCACCATGCTCATCCCCGCCTACGTCGCGATGCGTGGGCAGACCTTCGACCGCCGTGGCATCGCGATGAGGTACGGCCTCATCATCGGCCTCGCCGGCGCCGGCGGACAGCTCCTGCTCTTCAAAGCACTGACCATGGGCCCCGCCTACGTGATCTTCCCGATCATCGCCCTCTCGCCCGCGATCACCGTCGTCATGGCGCTCGTCGCACTGAGAGAACGCGTCACCAGGCTCGCGGGCGTCGGCGTCGTCCTGGCGCTCGTCGCGATCGTCGCCTTCTCGATCTCGTCGGGCGACTCAGACATCTCAGCAGGCTCCTACCTGGTCCTGGCAGTGCTCATCTGCATCGCGTGGGGCGTCCAGGCCTACTTCATGCGCAAGGCCGCCACTGTCGGGGTCAACGACGCCACGACCTTCGGATGGATGACCATCAGCGCCCTGCTCCTCGTCCCGGTCGCCATCCTGATGATGGGCGGCATCCCGGGCGGGTTCCCCTGGCAGGCACCCGGCCTCACCGCCATCACCCAGGTGCTCAACGCCGTCGGTGCGCTCTTCCTCGTCATGGCTCTGAGCCGAGGCAAAGCGTCCATCGTCGCCCCCGTGACGAACGCGCTGGCGCCCGTCCTGACGATCGTTCTGTCGCTCATCATCTACCAGACGCTCCCGTCGGCCTTCCAAGGCATCGGCATCGTCCTGGCTCTCGCCGGCTCGACGCTCATGGTCTACTCCGACGAGAAGCGCAGCGAGACGCCGAGCACCGGTGAGGTGGCGGCCGTGCCGCCCAGCGTCCAGGACGCCCGGGCAGCAGACAGCACCCCCGAGCCCCGATGA
- a CDS encoding 1-phosphofructokinase family hexose kinase, whose protein sequence is MTHHEARSERPRVATVTLNPAIDVTYEVPSLVVDDVVRVTRTTSRAGGKGVNVAAVASAIGADARVLVLTGGPSGTAFTDGLAALDLDVLAVDALADVRRTVVVVAHDGTTTSLQEPGHDVREPQTTARQVLEAVDRLLAEGVSAVAVSGSLPPGCPVSLLTDVVARFLSGGVPVVVDTSGEALASVVRSGAILTPNRSELVEMLGESAPEPFGANGLDEAWTVAAARRLLSEGAPAVLVTLGADGILAVTPDGTFAARPPQAVFGNPTGAGDAAVAALLVHLAAAGDPAAVRWTEALADMVATSAACVLRPVAGEVDHTARAAWLPQVRVRATTPPTDQEDLPT, encoded by the coding sequence ATGACCCACCACGAGGCCCGCAGCGAGCGACCACGCGTCGCGACCGTCACGTTGAACCCTGCCATCGACGTCACCTACGAGGTCCCGTCCCTCGTCGTCGACGACGTCGTCCGGGTCACCCGGACGACGTCCCGCGCCGGAGGCAAAGGCGTCAACGTCGCTGCCGTCGCATCGGCGATCGGCGCCGACGCACGGGTCCTCGTCCTCACCGGCGGCCCCTCCGGGACAGCGTTCACCGACGGGCTGGCCGCACTCGACCTCGACGTGCTGGCGGTCGACGCGCTCGCCGACGTGCGCCGCACAGTCGTCGTCGTCGCCCACGACGGCACGACCACGAGCCTCCAGGAACCAGGCCACGACGTCCGCGAACCGCAGACCACCGCCCGGCAGGTCCTCGAGGCGGTCGACCGGTTGCTCGCCGAGGGCGTGAGCGCCGTTGCCGTCAGCGGCTCCCTGCCACCAGGGTGCCCGGTGAGCCTGCTCACGGACGTCGTCGCCCGGTTCCTCTCAGGCGGCGTGCCCGTCGTCGTCGACACCTCCGGCGAGGCTCTCGCCTCCGTCGTCAGGTCCGGCGCGATCCTGACCCCCAACAGGTCCGAGCTCGTCGAGATGCTCGGCGAGAGCGCTCCGGAGCCCTTCGGCGCGAACGGCCTCGACGAGGCATGGACGGTCGCCGCTGCCCGACGTCTGCTCTCCGAGGGGGCGCCCGCAGTGCTCGTCACGCTGGGCGCCGACGGCATCCTTGCCGTCACTCCCGACGGGACGTTCGCCGCGCGGCCTCCCCAGGCCGTCTTCGGGAACCCCACCGGTGCCGGCGACGCAGCCGTCGCGGCGCTCCTCGTGCACCTGGCAGCCGCCGGTGACCCTGCGGCAGTCCGCTGGACCGAGGCGCTCGCAGACATGGTCGCGACCTCTGCGGCGTGCGTGCTGCGTCCCGTCGCCGGGGAGGTCGACCACACCGCACGTGCGGCATGGCTGCCCCAGGTCAGAGTCCGCGCCACCACACCACCCACCGACCAGGAGGACCTCCCGACATGA
- a CDS encoding class II fructose-bisphosphate aldolase, translated as MNTTMAAVAHECRTRGTAVGAFNAILLEHVEAIVAGAEDVGLPVVLQLSQNAAEYHGGLAPLARGALAIAEAASVPVIVHLDHADDEALVDEALAVGIRSVMFDASTADYAENVSRTANVVARCHAVGCWVEAELGEVGGKDGAHAPGARTDPDEAAAFVLATGVNALAVAVGSSHAMSSRDAVLDDELIARLRDAVDVPLVLHGSSGVPDDGLRAAVHHGITKVNVGTRLNVVMTYQVRRVLAERPELTDPRAYLAPGRDAIRSEVGRILRLLADGSGLETVSASDPDPARA; from the coding sequence ATGAACACCACCATGGCAGCCGTCGCTCACGAGTGCCGGACGCGGGGCACCGCCGTCGGCGCCTTCAACGCGATCCTCCTCGAGCACGTCGAGGCGATCGTCGCAGGCGCTGAGGACGTCGGTCTTCCCGTCGTGCTCCAGCTGTCCCAGAACGCCGCCGAGTACCACGGGGGGCTCGCACCGCTGGCCCGGGGCGCGCTCGCGATCGCAGAGGCAGCATCCGTGCCCGTCATCGTGCACCTCGATCATGCAGACGACGAGGCGCTCGTCGACGAGGCGCTCGCTGTGGGCATCCGGTCTGTCATGTTCGACGCGTCGACAGCCGACTATGCGGAGAACGTGAGCCGTACCGCCAACGTGGTTGCCCGGTGCCATGCTGTCGGGTGCTGGGTCGAGGCCGAACTCGGTGAGGTCGGTGGCAAGGACGGAGCGCACGCGCCCGGCGCTCGCACCGACCCGGACGAGGCGGCGGCGTTCGTCCTCGCGACGGGGGTCAACGCGCTGGCGGTCGCGGTCGGGTCCTCGCACGCGATGTCGAGCCGTGACGCCGTGCTCGACGACGAGCTCATCGCCCGGCTACGCGACGCCGTGGACGTGCCCCTCGTGCTGCACGGTTCGAGCGGGGTCCCAGACGACGGGCTGCGCGCTGCGGTCCACCACGGGATCACGAAGGTCAACGTCGGCACGCGGCTCAACGTCGTCATGACGTACCAGGTGCGCCGCGTGCTCGCGGAACGTCCCGAGCTGACGGACCCGCGTGCCTACCTGGCTCCCGGCCGGGACGCGATCCGCTCTGAGGTCGGTCGCATCCTCCGCCTGCTCGCCGACGGCTCAGGGCTGGAGACGGTCTCTGCCTCCGATCCGGACCCCGCCCGCGCCTGA